Proteins encoded in a region of the Zea mays cultivar B73 chromosome 2, Zm-B73-REFERENCE-NAM-5.0, whole genome shotgun sequence genome:
- the LOC100381501 gene encoding uncharacterized protein isoform X2, with protein sequence MAEAQALVPAQGPDEAPLDASAIHSRVEQLSLKRLEVEPEAEVAEDEVALGLDSTHKAAQDAMDEWDSATAAVSIDDLDAYLEQLRKDVAMAEQGNQKVSGEISVTAETTFNDMIQLDVGIEMLESLISNLGPKALNHFDESSVLGLSDSTDSCRNRSIADKDYIYELELDHQIEKSTMELEILQHLQRDDEMFQLESKLLPFGAKILDFKDDCLRMFLKAPILTSDCEIYGQKFNCSIDSFISDHELLIEIDKINMEPKKVQIIPDDMSVDILIERMESSRDTVCSPTLIWLIQQCQHQSIINALRRSLVNDANSSRHCFEYLNKKEMIVAHLDRGDRPTNIASTILCKTKELANELEPQIRQHLLTLVDAVEDIIIRELRSR encoded by the exons ATGGCGGAGGCGCAAGCCCTAGTACCGGCGCAAGGTCCCGACGAGGCGCCCCTCGATGCGTCCGCCATTCATAG CCGGGTGGAGCAGCTCTCATTGAAAAGGCTGGAGGTGGAGCCGGAGGcggaggtggcggaggatgaggTGGCACTAGGTTTGGACTCCACGCACAAG GCGGCTCAGGATGCGATGGATGAGTGGGACTCGGCCACTGCTGCGGTTTCAATTGATGATTTGG ATGCATACCTGGAACAACTGAGAAAGGATGTAGCCATGGCAGAGCAGGGGAATCAGAAGGTATCTGGTGAGATTAGTGTCACTGCAGAGACAACATTCAATG ATATGATTCAATTGGATGTTGGTATTGAAATGCTGGAGTCTTTGATTTCGAATCTTGGTCCAAAG GCTTTGAACCATTTTGATGAAAGTTCTGTTCTGGGGCTGTCAGACTCAACTGATTCATGCAGAAATCGAAGCATTGCTGACAAGGACTACATATATGAG TTGGAACTTGATCACCAAATAGAAAAAAGTACGATGGAACTTGAAATTTTACAACATCTACAAAG GGATGATGAAATGTTTCAACTTGAATCTAAGTTATTGCCATTTGGAGCGAAGATCTTAGACTTTAAAGACGACTGTCTCAGGATGTTCCTCAAGGCACCAATATTGACCTCAGATTGTGAAATTTATGGACAGAAGTTTAATTGTTCTATTGATTCATTTATTTCAGACCATGAGCTGCTGATAGAAATTGATAAAATAAATATGGAACCAAAGAAAGTACAG ATCATTCCTGATGACATGTCTGTAGATATACTGATTGAGAGGATGGAGTCCTCCAG AGATACAGTTTGTTCTCCAACCTTGATATGGCTAATTCAGCAATGCCAACACCAGTCTATAATCAATGCTTTGAGACGATCATTGGTGAATGATGCTAATAGTTCGAG gcattgttttgagtacttaaACAAAAAGGAGATGATTGTTGCTCACTTAGATCGTG GGGATCGTCCAACAAATATTGCTTCAACTATACTTTGTAAGACCAAG GAACTGGCCAACGAATTGGAGCCGCAGATTCGGCAACATCTTCTAACGCTTGTGGATGCTGTTGAAGATATTATCATTCGAGAGCTGCGGTCTCGTTAG
- the LOC100381501 gene encoding uncharacterized protein isoform X4, which yields MRWMSGTRPLLRFQLMIWICLVDSIEHNEGEESSNISSEIVAYAYLEQLRKDVAMAEQGNQKVSDMIQLDVGIEMLESLISNLGPKALNHFDESSVLGLSDSTDSCRNRSIADKDYIYELELDHQIEKSTMELEILQHLQRDDEMFQLESKLLPFGAKILDFKDDCLRMFLKAPILTSDCEIYGQKFNCSIDSFISDHELLIEIDKINMEPKKVQIIPDDMSVDILIERMESSRDTVCSPTLIWLIQQCQHQSIINALRRSLVNDANSSRHCFEYLNKKEMIVAHLDRGIDVSIKMSSDWPLCSYGLKLISIRNAGDRPTNIASTILCKTKELANELEPQIRQHLLTLVDAVEDIIIRELRSR from the exons ATGCGATGGATGAGTGGGACTCGGCCACTGCTGCGGTTTCAATTGATGATTTGG ATTTGCTTAGTGGACTCAATTGAACACAACGAGGGAGAGGAATCATCAAATATAAGCTCCGAGATTGTAGCTT ATGCATACCTGGAACAACTGAGAAAGGATGTAGCCATGGCAGAGCAGGGGAATCAGAAGGTATCTG ATATGATTCAATTGGATGTTGGTATTGAAATGCTGGAGTCTTTGATTTCGAATCTTGGTCCAAAG GCTTTGAACCATTTTGATGAAAGTTCTGTTCTGGGGCTGTCAGACTCAACTGATTCATGCAGAAATCGAAGCATTGCTGACAAGGACTACATATATGAG TTGGAACTTGATCACCAAATAGAAAAAAGTACGATGGAACTTGAAATTTTACAACATCTACAAAG GGATGATGAAATGTTTCAACTTGAATCTAAGTTATTGCCATTTGGAGCGAAGATCTTAGACTTTAAAGACGACTGTCTCAGGATGTTCCTCAAGGCACCAATATTGACCTCAGATTGTGAAATTTATGGACAGAAGTTTAATTGTTCTATTGATTCATTTATTTCAGACCATGAGCTGCTGATAGAAATTGATAAAATAAATATGGAACCAAAGAAAGTACAG ATCATTCCTGATGACATGTCTGTAGATATACTGATTGAGAGGATGGAGTCCTCCAG AGATACAGTTTGTTCTCCAACCTTGATATGGCTAATTCAGCAATGCCAACACCAGTCTATAATCAATGCTTTGAGACGATCATTGGTGAATGATGCTAATAGTTCGAG gcattgttttgagtacttaaACAAAAAGGAGATGATTGTTGCTCACTTAGATCGTGGTATTGATGTCTCCATCAAGATGTCTTCAGATTGGCCTCTTTGTTCCTATGGCCTGAAGCTAATTTCGATCCGCAATGCAGGGGATCGTCCAACAAATATTGCTTCAACTATACTTTGTAAGACCAAG GAACTGGCCAACGAATTGGAGCCGCAGATTCGGCAACATCTTCTAACGCTTGTGGATGCTGTTGAAGATATTATCATTCGAGAGCTGCGGTCTCGTTAG
- the LOC100381501 gene encoding uncharacterized protein isoform X1, translating to MAEAQALVPAQGPDEAPLDASAIHSRVEQLSLKRLEVEPEAEVAEDEVALGLDSTHKAAQDAMDEWDSATAAVSIDDLDAYLEQLRKDVAMAEQGNQKVSDMIQLDVGIEMLESLISNLGPKALNHFDESSVLGLSDSTDSCRNRSIADKDYIYELELDHQIEKSTMELEILQHLQRDDEMFQLESKLLPFGAKILDFKDDCLRMFLKAPILTSDCEIYGQKFNCSIDSFISDHELLIEIDKINMEPKKVQIIPDDMSVDILIERMESSRDTVCSPTLIWLIQQCQHQSIINALRRSLVNDANSSRHCFEYLNKKEMIVAHLDRGIDVSIKMSSDWPLCSYGLKLISIRNAGDRPTNIASTILCKTKELANELEPQIRQHLLTLVDAVEDIIIRELRSR from the exons ATGGCGGAGGCGCAAGCCCTAGTACCGGCGCAAGGTCCCGACGAGGCGCCCCTCGATGCGTCCGCCATTCATAG CCGGGTGGAGCAGCTCTCATTGAAAAGGCTGGAGGTGGAGCCGGAGGcggaggtggcggaggatgaggTGGCACTAGGTTTGGACTCCACGCACAAG GCGGCTCAGGATGCGATGGATGAGTGGGACTCGGCCACTGCTGCGGTTTCAATTGATGATTTGG ATGCATACCTGGAACAACTGAGAAAGGATGTAGCCATGGCAGAGCAGGGGAATCAGAAGGTATCTG ATATGATTCAATTGGATGTTGGTATTGAAATGCTGGAGTCTTTGATTTCGAATCTTGGTCCAAAG GCTTTGAACCATTTTGATGAAAGTTCTGTTCTGGGGCTGTCAGACTCAACTGATTCATGCAGAAATCGAAGCATTGCTGACAAGGACTACATATATGAG TTGGAACTTGATCACCAAATAGAAAAAAGTACGATGGAACTTGAAATTTTACAACATCTACAAAG GGATGATGAAATGTTTCAACTTGAATCTAAGTTATTGCCATTTGGAGCGAAGATCTTAGACTTTAAAGACGACTGTCTCAGGATGTTCCTCAAGGCACCAATATTGACCTCAGATTGTGAAATTTATGGACAGAAGTTTAATTGTTCTATTGATTCATTTATTTCAGACCATGAGCTGCTGATAGAAATTGATAAAATAAATATGGAACCAAAGAAAGTACAG ATCATTCCTGATGACATGTCTGTAGATATACTGATTGAGAGGATGGAGTCCTCCAG AGATACAGTTTGTTCTCCAACCTTGATATGGCTAATTCAGCAATGCCAACACCAGTCTATAATCAATGCTTTGAGACGATCATTGGTGAATGATGCTAATAGTTCGAG gcattgttttgagtacttaaACAAAAAGGAGATGATTGTTGCTCACTTAGATCGTGGTATTGATGTCTCCATCAAGATGTCTTCAGATTGGCCTCTTTGTTCCTATGGCCTGAAGCTAATTTCGATCCGCAATGCAGGGGATCGTCCAACAAATATTGCTTCAACTATACTTTGTAAGACCAAG GAACTGGCCAACGAATTGGAGCCGCAGATTCGGCAACATCTTCTAACGCTTGTGGATGCTGTTGAAGATATTATCATTCGAGAGCTGCGGTCTCGTTAG
- the LOC100281366 gene encoding violaxanthin de-epoxidase codes for MMSRQCANRIFLTGGSSFLHGLKSRVASSRSHGTVRLNWRCVRTNLWRAERLGVKATPSEHIIAVLQASDIFSGIRKWSKLQLVAMTGVMACVVLVVPSSDAVDALKTCTCLLKECRIELAKCIANPSCAANVACLNTCNNRPDETECQIKCGDLFENSVVDEFNDCAVSRKKCVPKKSDVGEFPVPDPSSLVKSFNMADFNGKWYISSGLNPTFDTFDCQLHEFHVEGDKLIANITWRVRTPDSGFFTRSTVQRFVQDPSQPGILYNHDNEFLHYQDDWYIISSKVENKDDDYIFVYYRGRNDAWDGYGGSVLYTRSKTVPETIIPELERAAKSVGRDFSTFIMTDNTCGPEPPLVERIEKTVVEGEKTIVREVKEIEEEVEELEKEEASLFQKLAEGLMEVKQDFMNFLQGLSKEEMELLDQLNMEATEVEQVFSRALPLRKLR; via the exons ATGATGTCGCGACAGTGTGCAAACCGCATCTTTCTTACCGGAGGTTCCAGCTTCCTCCATGGCCTCAAATCTAGAGTTGCATCCAGTAGGAGTCACGGCACCGTCAGACTCAACTGGCGCTGCGTGAGAACTAATCTCTGGAGGGCCGAGCGCCTTGGTGTCAAGGCTACTCCGTCTGAG CATATCATTGCAGTACTGCAAGCGTCAGATATTTTCAGTGGCATCAGGAAATGGAGCAAGTTGCAATTGGTCGCCATGACAGGGGTGATGGCATGTGTAGTTCTGGTAGTCCCTTCTTCTGATGCAGTCGATgctctcaagacatgcacttgccTGCTAAAGGAATGCAG aATAGAGCTGGCTAAATGCATAGCGAACCCATCCTGTGCAGCAAACGTAGCATGCTTGAACACGTGCAACAATCGACCTGATGAAACTGAATGTCAG ATAAAATGCGGAGACCTGTTTGAGAACAGTGTAGTCGATGAATTCAATGATTGTGCTGTTTCACGCAAGAAATGTGTTCCAAAAAAATCCGACGTCGGCGAGTTCCCCGTCCCCGATCCATCTTCGCTGGTTAAGAGCTTCAACATGGCAGATTTTAATGGCAAATGGTACATTTCAAGTGGCTTAAACCCGACGTTTGACACATTCGATTGTCAGCTTCACGAGTTTCATGTCGAGGGAGACAAATTGATCGCGAACATCACATGGAGAGTCCGCACCCCAGACTCTGGCTTCTTTACCAGGTCAACCGTGCAGCGTTTTGTGCAGGACCCATCGCAGCCCGGCATACTCTACAACCATGACAATGAGTTCCTGCACTATCAAGATGACTG GTACATTATCTCATCCAAGGTTGAGAACAAGGATGACGACTACATATTTGTGTACTATCGTGGGCGAAATGACGCATGGGATGGTTATGGTGGTTCTGTATTGTACACAAGAAGTAAAACTGTACCTGAAACAATAATACCGGAGCTGGAAAGAGCTGCAAAGAGCGTAGGTCGGGACTTCTCGACGTTCATCATGACCGACAACACCTGTGGTCCTGAGCCTCCTCTTGTGGAGAGAATCGAGAAAACTGTGGTGGAAGGAGAGAAGACCATCGTCAGGGAGGTgaaggagatcgaggaggaggttgaggagctggagaaggagGAGGCGTCACTGTTTCAGAAGCTGGCAGAAGGTCTCATGGAGGTGAAACAGGATTTCATGAACTTCTTGCAGGGGCTGAGCAAGGAGGAGATGGAGCTGTTGGATCAGCTCAACATGGAAGCGACTGAAGTTGAGCAAGTCTTCAGCCGTGCACTACCGTTGAGGAAGCTAAGGTAG
- the LOC100381501 gene encoding uncharacterized protein isoform X3, with protein sequence MRWMSGTRPLLRFQLMIWICLVDSIEHNEGEESSNISSEIVAYAYLEQLRKDVAMAEQGNQKVSGEISVTAETTFNDMIQLDVGIEMLESLISNLGPKALNHFDESSVLGLSDSTDSCRNRSIADKDYIYELELDHQIEKSTMELEILQHLQRDDEMFQLESKLLPFGAKILDFKDDCLRMFLKAPILTSDCEIYGQKFNCSIDSFISDHELLIEIDKINMEPKKVQIIPDDMSVDILIERMESSRDTVCSPTLIWLIQQCQHQSIINALRRSLVNDANSSRHCFEYLNKKEMIVAHLDRGIDVSIKMSSDWPLCSYGLKLISIRNAGDRPTNIASTILCKTKELANELEPQIRQHLLTLVDAVEDIIIRELRSR encoded by the exons ATGCGATGGATGAGTGGGACTCGGCCACTGCTGCGGTTTCAATTGATGATTTGG ATTTGCTTAGTGGACTCAATTGAACACAACGAGGGAGAGGAATCATCAAATATAAGCTCCGAGATTGTAGCTT ATGCATACCTGGAACAACTGAGAAAGGATGTAGCCATGGCAGAGCAGGGGAATCAGAAGGTATCTGGTGAGATTAGTGTCACTGCAGAGACAACATTCAATG ATATGATTCAATTGGATGTTGGTATTGAAATGCTGGAGTCTTTGATTTCGAATCTTGGTCCAAAG GCTTTGAACCATTTTGATGAAAGTTCTGTTCTGGGGCTGTCAGACTCAACTGATTCATGCAGAAATCGAAGCATTGCTGACAAGGACTACATATATGAG TTGGAACTTGATCACCAAATAGAAAAAAGTACGATGGAACTTGAAATTTTACAACATCTACAAAG GGATGATGAAATGTTTCAACTTGAATCTAAGTTATTGCCATTTGGAGCGAAGATCTTAGACTTTAAAGACGACTGTCTCAGGATGTTCCTCAAGGCACCAATATTGACCTCAGATTGTGAAATTTATGGACAGAAGTTTAATTGTTCTATTGATTCATTTATTTCAGACCATGAGCTGCTGATAGAAATTGATAAAATAAATATGGAACCAAAGAAAGTACAG ATCATTCCTGATGACATGTCTGTAGATATACTGATTGAGAGGATGGAGTCCTCCAG AGATACAGTTTGTTCTCCAACCTTGATATGGCTAATTCAGCAATGCCAACACCAGTCTATAATCAATGCTTTGAGACGATCATTGGTGAATGATGCTAATAGTTCGAG gcattgttttgagtacttaaACAAAAAGGAGATGATTGTTGCTCACTTAGATCGTGGTATTGATGTCTCCATCAAGATGTCTTCAGATTGGCCTCTTTGTTCCTATGGCCTGAAGCTAATTTCGATCCGCAATGCAGGGGATCGTCCAACAAATATTGCTTCAACTATACTTTGTAAGACCAAG GAACTGGCCAACGAATTGGAGCCGCAGATTCGGCAACATCTTCTAACGCTTGTGGATGCTGTTGAAGATATTATCATTCGAGAGCTGCGGTCTCGTTAG
- the LOC100381501 gene encoding uncharacterized protein LOC100381501 → MAEAQALVPAQGPDEAPLDASAIHSRVEQLSLKRLEVEPEAEVAEDEVALGLDSTHKAAQDAMDEWDSATAAVSIDDLDAYLEQLRKDVAMAEQGNQKVSGEISVTAETTFNDMIQLDVGIEMLESLISNLGPKALNHFDESSVLGLSDSTDSCRNRSIADKDYIYELELDHQIEKSTMELEILQHLQRDDEMFQLESKLLPFGAKILDFKDDCLRMFLKAPILTSDCEIYGQKFNCSIDSFISDHELLIEIDKINMEPKKVQIIPDDMSVDILIERMESSRDTVCSPTLIWLIQQCQHQSIINALRRSLVNDANSSRHCFEYLNKKEMIVAHLDRGIDVSIKMSSDWPLCSYGLKLISIRNAGDRPTNIASTILCKTKELANELEPQIRQHLLTLVDAVEDIIIRELRSR, encoded by the exons ATGGCGGAGGCGCAAGCCCTAGTACCGGCGCAAGGTCCCGACGAGGCGCCCCTCGATGCGTCCGCCATTCATAG CCGGGTGGAGCAGCTCTCATTGAAAAGGCTGGAGGTGGAGCCGGAGGcggaggtggcggaggatgaggTGGCACTAGGTTTGGACTCCACGCACAAG GCGGCTCAGGATGCGATGGATGAGTGGGACTCGGCCACTGCTGCGGTTTCAATTGATGATTTGG ATGCATACCTGGAACAACTGAGAAAGGATGTAGCCATGGCAGAGCAGGGGAATCAGAAGGTATCTGGTGAGATTAGTGTCACTGCAGAGACAACATTCAATG ATATGATTCAATTGGATGTTGGTATTGAAATGCTGGAGTCTTTGATTTCGAATCTTGGTCCAAAG GCTTTGAACCATTTTGATGAAAGTTCTGTTCTGGGGCTGTCAGACTCAACTGATTCATGCAGAAATCGAAGCATTGCTGACAAGGACTACATATATGAG TTGGAACTTGATCACCAAATAGAAAAAAGTACGATGGAACTTGAAATTTTACAACATCTACAAAG GGATGATGAAATGTTTCAACTTGAATCTAAGTTATTGCCATTTGGAGCGAAGATCTTAGACTTTAAAGACGACTGTCTCAGGATGTTCCTCAAGGCACCAATATTGACCTCAGATTGTGAAATTTATGGACAGAAGTTTAATTGTTCTATTGATTCATTTATTTCAGACCATGAGCTGCTGATAGAAATTGATAAAATAAATATGGAACCAAAGAAAGTACAG ATCATTCCTGATGACATGTCTGTAGATATACTGATTGAGAGGATGGAGTCCTCCAG AGATACAGTTTGTTCTCCAACCTTGATATGGCTAATTCAGCAATGCCAACACCAGTCTATAATCAATGCTTTGAGACGATCATTGGTGAATGATGCTAATAGTTCGAG gcattgttttgagtacttaaACAAAAAGGAGATGATTGTTGCTCACTTAGATCGTGGTATTGATGTCTCCATCAAGATGTCTTCAGATTGGCCTCTTTGTTCCTATGGCCTGAAGCTAATTTCGATCCGCAATGCAGGGGATCGTCCAACAAATATTGCTTCAACTATACTTTGTAAGACCAAG GAACTGGCCAACGAATTGGAGCCGCAGATTCGGCAACATCTTCTAACGCTTGTGGATGCTGTTGAAGATATTATCATTCGAGAGCTGCGGTCTCGTTAG
- the LOC100381501 gene encoding uncharacterized protein isoform X5, protein MAEAQALVPAQGPDEAPLDASAIHSRVEQLSLKRLEVEPEAEVAEDEVALGLDSTHKAAQDAMDEWDSATAAVSIDDLDAYLEQLRKDVAMAEQGNQKVSGEISVTAETTFNDMIQLDVGIEMLESLISNLGPKALNHFDESSVLGLSDSTDSCRNRSIADKDYIYELELDHQIEKSTMELEILQHLQRDDEMFQLESKLLPFGAKILDFKDDCLRMFLKAPILTSDCEIYGQKFNCSIDSFISDHELLIEIDKINMEPKKVQIIPDDMSVDILIERMESSRDTVCSPTLIWLIQQCQHQSIINALRRSLVNDANSSRGSSNKYCFNYTL, encoded by the exons ATGGCGGAGGCGCAAGCCCTAGTACCGGCGCAAGGTCCCGACGAGGCGCCCCTCGATGCGTCCGCCATTCATAG CCGGGTGGAGCAGCTCTCATTGAAAAGGCTGGAGGTGGAGCCGGAGGcggaggtggcggaggatgaggTGGCACTAGGTTTGGACTCCACGCACAAG GCGGCTCAGGATGCGATGGATGAGTGGGACTCGGCCACTGCTGCGGTTTCAATTGATGATTTGG ATGCATACCTGGAACAACTGAGAAAGGATGTAGCCATGGCAGAGCAGGGGAATCAGAAGGTATCTGGTGAGATTAGTGTCACTGCAGAGACAACATTCAATG ATATGATTCAATTGGATGTTGGTATTGAAATGCTGGAGTCTTTGATTTCGAATCTTGGTCCAAAG GCTTTGAACCATTTTGATGAAAGTTCTGTTCTGGGGCTGTCAGACTCAACTGATTCATGCAGAAATCGAAGCATTGCTGACAAGGACTACATATATGAG TTGGAACTTGATCACCAAATAGAAAAAAGTACGATGGAACTTGAAATTTTACAACATCTACAAAG GGATGATGAAATGTTTCAACTTGAATCTAAGTTATTGCCATTTGGAGCGAAGATCTTAGACTTTAAAGACGACTGTCTCAGGATGTTCCTCAAGGCACCAATATTGACCTCAGATTGTGAAATTTATGGACAGAAGTTTAATTGTTCTATTGATTCATTTATTTCAGACCATGAGCTGCTGATAGAAATTGATAAAATAAATATGGAACCAAAGAAAGTACAG ATCATTCCTGATGACATGTCTGTAGATATACTGATTGAGAGGATGGAGTCCTCCAG AGATACAGTTTGTTCTCCAACCTTGATATGGCTAATTCAGCAATGCCAACACCAGTCTATAATCAATGCTTTGAGACGATCATTGGTGAATGATGCTAATAGTTCGAG GGGATCGTCCAACAAATATTGCTTCAACTATACTTTGTAA